A single genomic interval of Lathyrus oleraceus cultivar Zhongwan6 chromosome 7, CAAS_Psat_ZW6_1.0, whole genome shotgun sequence harbors:
- the LOC127103024 gene encoding uncharacterized protein LOC127103024, whose product MNDRLSRNFISFVNTSGGRKEKAVGIKREVRDFFMDNFQEKNVSKPVLKRVDFSKLTVEDSNSLEVVFIENEIKAAIWSCSGNKIHGPDGFTFLQECWDTIKEDVVRFVSEFYSNPTLSKEAITSFISLVPKITNPQFLVNYKLICLVSCFQKTLSKILASRLKKTIWSIISVEQSSFVLGRSISDRVVVVNELLGLTKQLIRECTVLKINYKRAYGCVS is encoded by the coding sequence ATGAATGATAGGCTTAGTAGAAACTTTATCTCTTTTGTAAACACATCAGGAGGCAGGAAGGAGAAAGCAGTCGGGATTAAAAGGGAAGTTCGTGATTTCTTCATGGATAACTTTCAGGAGAAGAATGTGTCCAAACCGGTTCTTAAAAGAGTAGATTTTTCAAAACTCACAGTTGAAGACAGTAATAGTTTAGAGGTGGTTTTCATTGAAAATGAGATTAAGGCAGCAATTTGGAGTTGTAGTGGTAACAAGATTCATGGGCCCGATGGTTTCACTTTTTTGCAGGAGTGTTGGGATACAATCAAGGAGGATGTGGTTCGTTTTGTCTCAGAGTTTTACTCTAATCCTACTCTTTCAAAGGAAGCTATAACCTCATTCATTAGTCTTGTCCCTAAGATCACGAATCCTCAGTTTTTGGTTAACTACAAGCTAATTTGTTTGGTTAGCTGTTTTCAAAAAACTCTATCTAAAATCCTGGCCTCTAGGTTAAAAAAGACCATTTGGTCTATTATTTCAGTTGAGCAATCTTCTTTTGTACTTGGTAGGAGTATTTCTGATCGGGTGGTAGTGGTCAATGAATTGTTGGGTCTTACTAAACAGTTGATTAGGGAGTGTACGGTTTTGAAGATTAATTACAAAAGAGCGTATGGTTGTGTGAGTTAA